From Pseudochaenichthys georgianus chromosome 15, fPseGeo1.2, whole genome shotgun sequence:
TCACACGGGCGAGAAGCCTTATAAGTGTGAGCTGTGCTCTTTCCGCTGCAGTGACCGTAGCAACCTGTCGCACCATCGCCGTCGACGCCACAAACTGCTGCCAATGAAAGGTGCGCGCTCACTCTCCCACAAGAAGATGCTGAGTGTTTTACAGAAGAAAGCCAGCTCACTGGGCTATGGCCGCCGGCTCCTCATCAACTTCAGCCCCCCTTCTATGGTGGTGCACAAAGCTGACAATGTGAATGACTTCTCCCATGAGCTGCCCCACTTACGCCAAGAGTCGTATGATAATCAGGGTCGCACAATCGACGATGGGCACTCCACAAATCACCATCACCAAGACATGGTTATGGAAAACCCTCTGAATCAGCTGTCCACCCTGGCAGGCCAGTTGGCGAATCTCCCTTCAGAGCCCCAGGCCCAGAATCAACCCCCCATGTCTCCAGGAGCAGAGTCTATCGTCGATGAGAAGCCTTTCCTCATCCTGCAGCCCCACCCTGCCACAGCTCCTGTAGCTGTCTCAGCCAGCATGGCCCACGCCTCCTGCTCGTCCCCAATCACCCCAGAGCCCAGGGCCCCCCCCCACATCACCTGCAGCCCTGGGAGGGGACCCTGCAGCGAGCACAGTGGGCGCACCAATACCCCCAGTGTCTCCAACAGCCAACCCAGTACGCCAGCCCCAGGCCTGTCTGTCCCactccaggacctccacatgCTGCATCACTGCCAGCACTGTGACATCTACTTTCCCGACAACATCCTTTACACTATCCACATGGGCTGCCACGGCTACGAAAAACCATTCCAGTGCAACATCTGCGGCCACAAGAGCAAGAGCAAGTATGACTTCGCCTGCCACTTTGCCCGCGGGCAACACAAGTGATGGAACAAAAAAAACGTTTATTGGACAGCCTTGTTTTATTACATCCATAGTTATATTATTTATTGGTCTTTGACTTGGCCTTGATGTAGCCTAGCCTTTGAAAGTTGTACTTATAAAATGGCAACATTCAGATAGTTTCATTTTGTATACCTGTAGGTGCCCATTCAAGTGTATTATGAGGGGATGATCAGTGTTTTCCACTGGTTGAGAATGTATTTGTAGTAAA
This genomic window contains:
- the ikzf5 gene encoding zinc finger protein Pegasus isoform X2, with protein sequence MGEEKPDTLDFVKDFQEYLSQQTQHVNMISGSVSGVKEADELPPDCGPNGLDHPSVDMSLEDSSGILVDGFERTYDGKLKCRYCNYATRGTARLIEHIRIHTGEKPHRCHLCPFASAYERHLEAHMRSHTGEKPYKCELCSFRCSDRSNLSHHRRRRHKLLPMKGARSLSHKKMLSVLQKKASSLGYGRRLLINFSPPSMVVHKADNVNDFSHELPHLRQESYDNQGRTIDDGHSTNHHHQDMVMENPLNQLSTLAGQLANLPSEPQAQNQPPMSPGAESIVDEKPFLILQPHPATAPVAVSASMAHASCSSPITPEPRAPPHITCSPGRGPCSEHSGRTNTPSVSNSQPSTPAPGLSVPLQDLHMLHHCQHCDIYFPDNILYTIHMGCHGYEKPFQCNICGHKSKSKFIGNSGC
- the ikzf5 gene encoding zinc finger protein Pegasus isoform X1, translating into MGEEKPDTLDFVKDFQEYLSQQTQHVNMISGSVSGVKEADELPPDCGPNGLDHPSVDMSLEDSSGILVDGFERTYDGKLKCRYCNYATRGTARLIEHIRIHTGEKPHRCHLCPFASAYERHLEAHMRSHTGEKPYKCELCSFRCSDRSNLSHHRRRRHKLLPMKGARSLSHKKMLSVLQKKASSLGYGRRLLINFSPPSMVVHKADNVNDFSHELPHLRQESYDNQGRTIDDGHSTNHHHQDMVMENPLNQLSTLAGQLANLPSEPQAQNQPPMSPGAESIVDEKPFLILQPHPATAPVAVSASMAHASCSSPITPEPRAPPHITCSPGRGPCSEHSGRTNTPSVSNSQPSTPAPGLSVPLQDLHMLHHCQHCDIYFPDNILYTIHMGCHGYEKPFQCNICGHKSKSKYDFACHFARGQHK